The Methanobacterium lacus genome includes a region encoding these proteins:
- a CDS encoding glycosyltransferase family 2 protein gives MNIYWKMVMSPIINEIKPLNIVEIHSNIEEITENLIKYCEDENANLTILNPLKDQTDSKYYFEQEKSVEVVNQKVLEQLQLTKNYDAFIINLTEDYQELKKILETVETNKKNNNFPPIFLMFSDAESSEIPEEHDNSELNTIKELYVDYKDVINDFIRESESELQFSYLEINGNGILYENHPELNELVQRSVDIYTEVENENVNIRNDLEEYKTQVKDLETRVDEVKTEFEFRNNKNRSVGQRIISKFPFLNMIRYIPRMGLKTTLINRKGYQEIKKNNLLDVGYYLNTYADIRKTGKDPIIHYIYNGFKEGRNPSREFDAEYYFENHSDVKKSKLNPLVHYALYGIKENRKTHREETEAESKNYSGEIFLRRADMSIEGCVEVGETEASDIILRIDDENFNLKTQKIQDQGSEEYTVFKFNIPPSFIDEKTHDIRVYDGINGNLVSKTRMILAQTKNFRDLSGFLKNSLVSPLLFAPFREQDKRCFATMEDITKHLITLSETTDNKPLVSVIIPVYNSIKTLKVAIESVLEQTYPNIELVVVDGGSTDGSLEYLRKLELENLVLIQNPDCKETWSARNLGLTATHGEYVAYLNPDYSWDPRYMSAMMGAFSKLEDADALYCGQFLFEENKKYPFAANYGSLNRSLLENRNYIDLNGVCHKQDLYKRIGGFDESLKEYTDWEWIMRMVNDSKLYSIPVLLTNHHKQTKNQPSNEALLKLLRKKQAQRNHEKTSQIKQMDNINNVSIVIPSYESLEDIQECLEALLNLNLQGWVEIIVVDNNSSKAVTDYLTKMKTESSIKLIKNQINYGFTYAVNQGIEIASEGNDILLMNNDAMITPGAIEAMQKAAYKLKDCGLIVPKQILPAESNTLTKHVPYASLNYECDVNLSGLFNNMVNLPLFHSGNYVELSFAPFFCVYIRNDVLKNSVGLDAEYGRHYRSDRMYCNYVRHVMNLKIYHTSEANVYHKLQQSTEVLKEKSSKDYDTMFVKNQWDDELASKFGYKKPVWDE, from the coding sequence ATGAACATTTACTGGAAAATGGTCATGAGTCCAATAATTAACGAAATAAAACCATTAAACATTGTTGAAATTCATTCAAATATAGAAGAAATCACAGAAAACCTGATAAAGTATTGTGAAGATGAAAATGCCAATTTAACAATTTTAAACCCATTAAAAGATCAAACAGATTCTAAATACTACTTTGAACAAGAAAAAAGTGTTGAAGTGGTCAATCAAAAAGTCTTAGAACAACTTCAGCTCACTAAAAACTACGATGCTTTCATCATAAATTTAACAGAAGATTATCAAGAGCTCAAGAAGATACTCGAGACAGTGGAAACTAACAAAAAAAACAATAACTTTCCACCCATATTCCTCATGTTTTCCGACGCAGAATCATCTGAAATTCCCGAAGAACATGATAACTCTGAATTAAATACAATTAAAGAACTTTACGTGGATTATAAAGATGTTATAAACGATTTTATCAGGGAATCAGAAAGCGAACTCCAATTCAGTTATCTGGAAATCAACGGTAATGGAATACTGTATGAAAACCATCCAGAACTCAATGAATTAGTTCAAAGATCCGTGGATATCTACACCGAAGTAGAAAATGAGAATGTAAACATCCGTAACGACCTTGAAGAATATAAAACTCAAGTAAAAGACCTTGAAACCCGTGTGGATGAAGTAAAAACAGAATTTGAATTTAGAAACAATAAAAACAGATCTGTTGGCCAGAGAATCATCTCAAAATTTCCATTTTTAAATATGATCCGTTACATTCCAAGAATGGGGCTTAAAACCACGCTTATCAACAGAAAGGGGTATCAAGAAATAAAGAAAAATAATCTGCTTGATGTTGGATACTACCTAAACACCTACGCTGATATCAGGAAAACTGGAAAGGATCCAATAATTCACTACATCTACAATGGATTTAAAGAGGGCAGAAACCCGAGCAGGGAATTTGATGCAGAGTACTACTTCGAAAACCACTCTGATGTAAAAAAATCCAAATTAAACCCACTCGTACACTACGCACTCTACGGAATCAAGGAAAACAGGAAAACTCACAGGGAAGAAACCGAAGCAGAATCTAAAAATTATAGCGGTGAAATATTTCTTAGAAGGGCAGATATGTCCATTGAAGGATGTGTGGAAGTAGGTGAAACAGAAGCCTCGGACATAATATTACGGATCGATGATGAGAACTTCAACCTAAAAACCCAGAAGATCCAAGACCAAGGCAGTGAAGAGTATACTGTCTTCAAATTCAACATACCACCATCATTTATAGATGAAAAAACTCATGATATACGGGTTTATGATGGAATTAACGGGAATTTGGTTTCAAAAACTAGGATGATCCTAGCGCAAACCAAAAACTTCAGGGATCTTTCAGGATTTCTAAAAAATTCCCTGGTTTCACCACTCCTCTTCGCACCATTTCGTGAACAGGACAAGAGATGTTTCGCAACGATGGAAGACATCACCAAACATCTAATAACACTATCAGAAACCACCGATAACAAACCGTTAGTTTCAGTAATAATCCCGGTTTATAACTCAATAAAAACATTAAAAGTTGCAATAGAATCTGTTTTAGAACAAACCTATCCTAACATCGAGTTGGTTGTTGTTGATGGGGGAAGTACTGATGGATCATTGGAATATTTAAGGAAACTAGAACTAGAAAACCTGGTTTTAATCCAGAATCCTGATTGCAAGGAAACCTGGTCTGCAAGAAATTTGGGTTTGACAGCAACCCATGGAGAATATGTGGCTTATTTAAATCCAGATTACAGCTGGGATCCAAGGTATATGAGTGCAATGATGGGAGCATTCTCCAAACTTGAAGATGCAGATGCCCTTTACTGCGGACAGTTCCTCTTTGAGGAGAATAAGAAATATCCATTTGCAGCGAACTACGGAAGTTTAAACAGATCACTCCTTGAAAACAGGAACTACATTGATCTAAACGGAGTTTGTCATAAACAAGACCTTTACAAAAGAATAGGTGGATTTGATGAAAGCTTAAAAGAATACACTGACTGGGAATGGATAATGCGCATGGTCAACGATTCAAAGTTGTACTCTATCCCCGTACTACTCACCAATCACCACAAACAAACAAAAAATCAACCATCCAACGAAGCACTTCTAAAACTGCTTCGTAAAAAACAGGCACAAAGAAACCATGAAAAAACATCCCAAATTAAACAAATGGATAATATAAATAACGTAAGCATAGTTATTCCAAGTTACGAGTCGCTTGAAGACATTCAGGAATGTTTAGAAGCCCTGTTAAATTTGAACCTTCAAGGTTGGGTGGAGATAATAGTGGTGGATAACAATTCAAGCAAGGCTGTGACAGACTACCTTACAAAAATGAAAACAGAATCATCCATCAAACTCATTAAAAATCAGATAAACTATGGTTTTACCTATGCAGTGAATCAGGGAATAGAAATTGCTAGTGAGGGAAATGATATATTACTCATGAACAACGATGCCATGATAACACCTGGAGCAATTGAGGCCATGCAAAAGGCAGCATACAAACTCAAGGATTGTGGGTTAATAGTTCCTAAACAAATTCTTCCAGCAGAAAGTAACACCCTAACTAAACATGTGCCATACGCATCTTTAAACTACGAATGTGATGTTAATTTATCGGGACTCTTTAACAACATGGTGAACCTTCCCTTATTCCACTCTGGAAACTATGTGGAACTGAGTTTCGCACCATTTTTCTGTGTCTACATAAGAAATGATGTACTTAAAAATTCAGTTGGATTGGATGCTGAATATGGACGTCACTACCGCTCAGATCGTATGTACTGTAACTACGTACGTCATGTAATGAATTTAAAGATATATCACACCTCTGAAGCAAACGTTTATCATAAATTGCAGCAGTCCACCGAAGTTTTGAAGGAAAAATCCTCGAAGGACTACGATACAATGTTCGTAAAAAATCAGTGGGATGATGAACTAGCATCTAAATTCGGATATAAAAAGCCTGTTTGGGATGAGTAG
- a CDS encoding CgeB family protein yields the protein MKLEVNEDSYKLLCDKYLSLALCEYNQFLFEKNQLNELINKYSSFRSELYSLQEISEDLTTETFEMESDLIHTKKTAEDLERENTELTKVLKTYDSRKIIKFSNKIYGPFSSVKEVAKKIFRKSKQMNSNRKTKNLPKTPNIQPNKPTKPYLKGLKKIKVAIILDEFSYNGFKYEFDAIPLEPTNWLEIMQTEKPDMLFCESAWSGGAWQGRIQYNGESEPENRAILLNLLQFCENNKVPTIFWNKEDPTNFNSFYDTALRFDHIFTTDEECVELYRDKYGHESVHCMLFAGQPRLFNPIETHERTDEIIFAGSWYVHHTERSKEMEQIFDNILRSGYNLKIYNRFQEFGKKHPNYRFPVKYHKYLNPPVAHNKIGDIYKESKYALNINTVTKSTSMFARRVFELMLCNTLILSNYSNGMYRLFDDNIVFVGSEKIDLNNSELKQMNNLYNVLKNHTYKNRFQEILDAIGYEYQHDKNPVTMYYKINNKTEIPDILKHYKSLDYSNKNLVLLSNQISKAEIKDIINNSTDEYEFYNYDDVEDMNIANNTEYFIFANTQLEEDFIDKAISHFSYIAPEFGVEQGEKFSFKYSEKIENVLFENENFNTMLNNQLKGLKTSFPVYQILI from the coding sequence ATGAAGCTTGAAGTAAATGAGGATAGTTACAAATTACTGTGTGATAAATATTTGTCTCTAGCCCTGTGTGAATATAATCAATTTTTATTTGAAAAAAACCAATTAAATGAACTTATTAATAAATATAGCAGTTTTAGATCCGAACTTTATAGTTTACAAGAAATTTCAGAGGATCTGACCACTGAAACCTTTGAGATGGAATCAGATTTAATCCATACAAAAAAAACTGCGGAAGATCTTGAAAGGGAGAATACAGAATTAACAAAGGTTTTGAAGACATATGATTCAAGAAAGATCATAAAATTTTCAAATAAGATTTATGGTCCCTTCAGTTCAGTTAAAGAGGTTGCGAAGAAGATATTTAGGAAATCCAAACAAATGAATTCAAATAGGAAAACTAAAAATCTTCCTAAAACCCCAAATATCCAACCTAATAAACCAACAAAGCCCTATTTGAAAGGTTTGAAAAAAATTAAAGTCGCTATTATTTTAGATGAATTCAGTTACAATGGATTTAAATATGAATTTGATGCAATTCCTTTAGAACCCACCAATTGGCTGGAAATTATGCAGACTGAAAAGCCAGACATGCTCTTCTGTGAATCAGCATGGAGTGGAGGAGCATGGCAGGGTAGGATTCAATACAATGGAGAATCAGAACCTGAAAATCGTGCTATTTTATTAAACCTGCTACAATTTTGTGAAAATAATAAGGTACCAACAATATTTTGGAACAAAGAAGATCCAACCAATTTTAACAGTTTTTACGATACTGCCTTGAGATTTGATCATATTTTTACCACGGATGAAGAATGCGTTGAACTGTACAGGGATAAGTATGGCCATGAAAGTGTTCATTGCATGTTATTTGCAGGCCAGCCCAGGCTGTTCAATCCAATTGAAACCCATGAAAGAACTGATGAAATCATATTCGCAGGTAGTTGGTACGTGCATCATACAGAAAGATCCAAGGAAATGGAACAAATATTCGATAACATCCTAAGAAGTGGTTACAACCTTAAAATTTACAACAGATTCCAAGAATTTGGTAAAAAACATCCCAATTACAGGTTTCCAGTTAAATACCACAAATATCTCAATCCTCCAGTAGCACATAACAAGATTGGTGACATCTACAAGGAAAGTAAATACGCACTTAATATAAACACAGTAACTAAATCAACCAGCATGTTTGCAAGGCGTGTATTTGAACTCATGCTCTGCAACACACTGATCCTTTCAAACTATTCCAATGGGATGTATCGATTGTTTGATGATAACATTGTTTTCGTTGGTAGCGAAAAAATTGATCTAAATAATTCAGAATTGAAACAAATGAACAATTTATACAACGTCCTAAAGAATCACACCTACAAAAACAGGTTTCAGGAAATATTGGATGCCATTGGATACGAGTATCAGCACGATAAAAATCCAGTCACGATGTACTACAAAATCAACAACAAGACAGAGATCCCCGATATTTTGAAACACTACAAAAGTCTTGATTATTCCAATAAAAATCTTGTTTTATTATCAAATCAAATATCCAAAGCCGAAATAAAGGATATAATAAATAATTCCACAGATGAGTATGAATTTTATAATTATGATGATGTTGAGGATATGAATATTGCAAACAACACAGAGTACTTCATATTTGCAAACACACAACTTGAAGAAGACTTCATTGATAAAGCCATTTCACATTTTTCATACATTGCACCAGAATTTGGAGTTGAACAAGGCGAAAAATTCAGCTTCAAATACTCCGAAAAAATAGAAAATGTGTTGTTTGAAAATGAGAACTTCAATACCATGTTAAATAATCAACTAAAAGGTTTAAAAACGAGCTTTCCTGTTTACCAAATATTGATTTAA
- a CDS encoding CgeB family protein: MEKSSIKYEKLAEKYLSQYLQQENQLLYLKDDYNRLNNHYNTIRSDLYNQKRSVSGLYKTYNQVNATLKEQKELENKLEKENSILIKQIESYKKRKIVRLTNIVQKLLNKNRSKKVVQLETQPLKDKKENVDKTPEIPVVPTKSVPEDPKYLKDIKVAIIMDEFSYNSFKYEFDALEVEPENWREIFQTENPDLFLCESAWHGINPETKPWARKISTNTNSKKENRTELLEILDYCREHSIPTIFWNKEDPTHYHNEVSSFADTASKFDHIFTSAEECIKDYEADYGHHSVHSLMFAAQPRLFNPIEDDERTNDVIFAGSWYAHHPRRCEEMKNIFDSVLDQGYKLKIYDRTYYSKLNDSYNFPSEYQDFVNPSVSHDQMAKVYKESKYAININTVTDSNTMFARRAFELILCNTLVLSNHSKGLEKLFKDNVVFVDQKGINLEHSAERRLKNLYNVLKNHTYTNRFKQILDTINYPYLETDKTVTLYYQTKTPEETENAIKHFQTIDYPYKKATIIKTNHDTRVGDTTPHPDITMIPSKNSEELEGLKNDSNYFIFTDTDLKPDFIWKALLHYSYIETKYGITEGKNFRFKKTIQTTNTLFSSQNFEKTVSLHINSEKDEEIPVYTIKI; encoded by the coding sequence ATGGAAAAAAGTTCGATTAAATATGAAAAACTTGCTGAAAAATATTTATCACAGTATCTACAACAAGAAAATCAATTATTATATCTGAAAGATGACTACAATCGTCTTAATAATCATTACAACACCATTAGATCCGATCTTTATAATCAAAAGAGATCCGTGAGTGGTTTGTATAAAACTTATAATCAAGTCAATGCAACACTCAAAGAACAGAAAGAATTGGAAAATAAATTGGAAAAAGAAAATTCAATCCTAATAAAACAGATTGAATCGTACAAAAAGCGCAAGATCGTTCGCTTAACAAACATTGTACAGAAGCTATTAAATAAAAACCGTTCCAAAAAGGTAGTGCAATTAGAAACACAACCACTAAAAGATAAGAAGGAGAATGTTGATAAAACTCCAGAAATTCCAGTTGTCCCAACAAAATCCGTGCCTGAAGATCCTAAATATCTTAAAGATATTAAAGTCGCCATAATAATGGATGAATTCAGTTACAACAGCTTTAAATATGAATTTGATGCACTGGAAGTGGAACCTGAGAACTGGAGGGAAATATTTCAAACAGAAAACCCTGACCTTTTCCTCTGTGAATCTGCATGGCATGGAATAAACCCAGAAACCAAACCATGGGCCAGGAAGATCAGTACCAACACCAATTCAAAGAAAGAAAATAGAACTGAGCTTCTTGAAATACTTGATTACTGCAGGGAACACAGTATTCCCACCATATTTTGGAACAAAGAGGATCCAACCCATTATCATAACGAGGTCAGTAGCTTTGCAGATACAGCTTCAAAATTTGATCACATATTCACGAGTGCAGAGGAATGTATAAAAGATTACGAAGCTGATTACGGGCATCATAGTGTTCACAGCCTCATGTTCGCAGCACAACCCCGACTCTTCAACCCAATTGAAGATGATGAAAGAACAAACGACGTGATATTTGCTGGAAGCTGGTACGCACATCACCCCAGAAGATGTGAAGAGATGAAAAACATCTTTGACAGTGTTTTAGACCAAGGTTACAAGCTGAAAATATATGATAGAACCTACTACTCTAAGTTAAATGATTCCTACAATTTTCCTTCGGAGTACCAAGACTTTGTTAACCCCTCAGTTTCCCATGATCAGATGGCCAAGGTGTACAAAGAAAGTAAATATGCCATAAATATTAACACAGTCACAGATTCCAACACCATGTTTGCAAGACGTGCATTCGAACTGATACTATGCAACACACTAGTCCTATCAAACCATTCAAAAGGCCTTGAAAAACTGTTTAAAGACAACGTGGTATTCGTGGATCAAAAGGGAATAAACCTTGAACACAGTGCTGAAAGAAGATTGAAAAATCTTTACAATGTCCTAAAAAACCATACCTACACCAACAGATTCAAACAGATACTGGACACCATAAACTACCCCTACCTAGAAACAGACAAAACAGTGACCCTCTACTACCAGACCAAAACACCAGAAGAAACAGAAAATGCAATTAAACACTTCCAAACCATTGATTATCCATACAAAAAAGCCACAATAATAAAAACCAACCATGATACACGAGTTGGTGACACAACACCACACCCAGATATAACCATGATACCCTCTAAAAACAGCGAAGAACTGGAGGGGTTAAAAAATGATTCAAATTATTTCATATTTACAGATACAGATTTGAAACCAGATTTCATATGGAAAGCCCTGCTTCATTACAGCTACATCGAAACCAAATATGGAATTACAGAGGGGAAAAATTTCAGGTTCAAAAAAACCATTCAAACCACTAACACACTGTTTAGCAGCCAAAACTTTGAAAAAACAGTTTCATTACATATCAACAGCGAAAAGGATGAAGAAATACCGGTTTACACCATAAAAATATAA
- a CDS encoding accessory Sec system protein Asp2 translates to MGIKEYIESNEKTHKKGKNIKYIFCEGKTSNQLIVNFPGFAKAHELPQYNYIRTLKNCNCNRLFILDDYGPRGSYLIGESGDSSIEEGVISLINAICEKYRIKREEVITNGTSKGGFCALYYGIKYNFGYVIAGSPQTKLGDYLCFFPEIADYISGGHEPKDISYLNSLLYNLVEDSDEFPEIYIHVGEGDHHYKNHIIPFFNELDKKNVTYHLELRNYFTHSLIGNYYIEYLLKTLKSIDKSIVDPKTPEIISTSIQSNGNHLEVFCGANGDDLEYSVELYSLNDLVEKTSYQNSPKFMYPISTPGKYHAKIYVKDDTSYNTSLTDEIEIKIEENLRGIENADKSRSSNFLGKKFNSLKSKIGSGHLNFFKSKISADELNPLHELKIEKVSSNSYKFTIQRNQDVESFAWYILLNGERVDTIWYRQENYMEYTFKEPGNYQIKYFVKDENSKLMYLSEPILLDKQDIK, encoded by the coding sequence ATGGGGATCAAGGAGTACATTGAATCCAATGAAAAAACTCACAAAAAGGGTAAAAATATAAAATATATCTTTTGTGAAGGAAAAACTTCAAACCAACTCATTGTAAACTTTCCAGGATTTGCAAAAGCCCATGAACTCCCTCAGTACAATTACATACGAACATTGAAAAATTGTAACTGTAACAGACTGTTTATTTTAGATGATTATGGACCTAGGGGCAGTTATTTAATTGGAGAATCAGGGGATAGTTCTATTGAAGAAGGTGTAATATCCCTTATCAATGCTATCTGTGAGAAGTATCGTATAAAAAGGGAAGAAGTGATCACCAACGGAACTTCCAAGGGTGGTTTTTGTGCTCTTTACTACGGAATCAAATATAATTTTGGATATGTAATAGCTGGATCTCCTCAAACCAAGTTAGGAGATTATTTATGCTTTTTTCCAGAAATTGCAGATTATATTTCAGGAGGACATGAACCTAAGGATATATCCTACTTAAATTCTCTGCTTTACAACTTGGTAGAAGATAGTGATGAATTTCCTGAAATTTACATACATGTTGGAGAGGGTGATCATCATTACAAAAACCACATCATCCCATTTTTCAACGAGTTAGACAAAAAAAACGTGACCTACCATCTTGAACTTCGAAATTATTTCACACATTCACTCATAGGTAACTACTACATTGAATATTTGCTGAAAACCCTTAAAAGTATTGATAAATCTATTGTAGACCCAAAAACTCCAGAAATTATTAGTACTTCAATCCAATCTAATGGAAACCATCTGGAAGTTTTCTGTGGGGCCAATGGCGATGATCTTGAGTATTCTGTGGAACTCTACAGTTTAAATGATTTGGTTGAAAAAACAAGCTATCAAAATAGTCCCAAATTCATGTATCCAATCAGCACACCAGGTAAGTACCATGCAAAGATCTACGTGAAAGATGATACATCCTATAACACCAGTTTAACCGATGAAATTGAAATCAAAATCGAAGAAAACCTTCGGGGAATTGAGAATGCTGATAAATCAAGATCTAGCAATTTTTTAGGGAAAAAATTCAATTCCTTAAAGTCCAAGATTGGATCAGGCCATCTAAATTTTTTTAAAAGTAAAATATCTGCTGATGAACTAAATCCTTTGCACGAACTTAAAATAGAAAAAGTAAGCAGTAACAGCTATAAATTTACAATTCAGCGAAATCAGGATGTTGAATCATTTGCTTGGTACATCTTACTAAATGGAGAACGAGTAGATACTATCTGGTACAGGCAAGAAAATTATATGGAGTACACCTTCAAGGAACCCGGGAACTACCAGATTAAATATTTTGTGAAGGATGAGAATTCGAAGTTGATGTACCTATCTGAGCCTATTTTGTTGGATAAGCAAGATATCAAATGA
- a CDS encoding glycosyltransferase family protein, which produces MKPDSNSQKKAEREKSVQNDKNSSTKYLSQYYELENESLYQKEEIEKLKDNYAQMRAKLHNQKRTRSKLEQKKKSAAVKLKNQENDVALLSKKNQELKNQIERYRSRKIVKATDGIIKLLRRIKSKPSIKSDVKKVADESDYIERSDKIISESEEPVTFQFEPKYLEDIKVAIIMDEFSYNSFKFEFNALVVGPDNWREIFQTESPDLFLCESAWHGINPETKPWTRKISHSIKSNKENRKELLEILEYCKTHHIPSIFWNKEDPTNFKFFADTAVKFDHVFTSAEECINCYKSTFGHESVHSLMFAAQPRLFNPIEEEERTDDVIFAGSWYAHFPDRCKEMSTIFNQIIKSGYNLKIYDRAFYNEDPRRKFPEEYRDFLNPPVSHDKMAKIYKESRYAVNINSVTDSNTMFARRAFELILCNTLVLSNHSKGLERLFKDTIVFMDQNKINLEHSKEMRLKNLYNVLNNHTYTNRFKQILDTINYPYLETDKTVTLYYQTKTPEETENAIKHFQTIDYPYKKAMVLEKNEDETKLVESKLNNSNIIITPINGPEELSNIINNTPYFIFSDTNLKSDFIKKAVLHYKYIETKYGIVEGTNFRFEKSNTTQNTLFNHQEFENIIKKQFENEAEEIPVYCIRV; this is translated from the coding sequence ATGAAACCTGATTCAAATTCACAAAAAAAAGCTGAAAGAGAAAAATCAGTCCAAAATGATAAAAATTCCAGTACAAAATATTTATCCCAGTACTACGAGCTTGAAAATGAGTCATTATATCAAAAAGAAGAAATTGAAAAGTTAAAAGATAATTACGCCCAGATGAGAGCTAAACTCCACAATCAAAAAAGAACCAGGAGTAAATTAGAACAAAAAAAGAAATCAGCAGCTGTTAAACTCAAAAATCAGGAGAATGATGTGGCTCTTCTGAGTAAAAAAAATCAGGAACTCAAGAATCAAATAGAAAGGTACAGATCTAGGAAGATAGTGAAGGCTACCGATGGAATAATCAAGCTACTTCGGAGAATCAAATCAAAACCATCCATAAAATCCGATGTTAAGAAAGTAGCAGATGAATCAGATTATATTGAAAGATCAGATAAAATAATATCAGAGTCTGAAGAGCCTGTAACTTTTCAATTTGAACCTAAATATCTTGAAGATATTAAAGTCGCCATAATAATGGATGAATTCAGTTACAACAGTTTTAAATTCGAATTCAATGCCTTGGTTGTGGGCCCGGATAATTGGAGGGAAATATTCCAAACAGAATCCCCCGACCTTTTCCTCTGTGAATCTGCATGGCATGGAATAAACCCTGAAACCAAACCTTGGACCCGAAAAATTAGTCATTCCATAAAATCAAACAAAGAAAATAGGAAAGAACTTTTAGAAATACTTGAATATTGTAAAACTCACCATATACCTTCAATATTCTGGAATAAGGAAGATCCAACCAATTTTAAATTTTTTGCAGATACTGCGGTGAAATTCGATCATGTTTTCACGAGTGCAGAGGAATGTATAAACTGTTACAAGTCTACCTTTGGACATGAAAGTGTTCACAGCCTCATGTTCGCAGCACAACCCAGACTCTTCAACCCCATAGAGGAAGAAGAACGTACAGATGATGTGATATTTGCTGGAAGCTGGTATGCGCACTTCCCAGATAGATGCAAGGAAATGTCAACCATTTTCAACCAAATTATTAAAAGTGGATACAACCTGAAGATTTACGACAGGGCATTCTACAACGAAGATCCAAGGCGTAAGTTTCCAGAGGAATACCGTGATTTTCTTAATCCGCCTGTTTCCCATGATAAAATGGCCAAAATATATAAAGAAAGCAGATATGCAGTTAATATTAACTCTGTAACAGATTCCAACACCATGTTTGCAAGACGTGCATTCGAACTGATACTATGTAACACACTAGTCCTATCAAACCATTCGAAAGGACTTGAAAGATTATTTAAAGATACCATAGTTTTTATGGACCAAAATAAAATAAACCTTGAGCACAGCAAGGAAATGAGACTTAAAAACCTTTACAACGTCCTTAATAACCATACCTACACCAACAGATTCAAACAGATACTGGACACCATAAACTACCCCTACCTAGAAACAGACAAAACAGTGACCCTCTACTACCAGACCAAAACACCAGAAGAAACAGAAAATGCAATTAAACACTTCCAAACCATTGATTACCCATATAAAAAGGCCATGGTACTTGAAAAGAATGAAGATGAAACTAAACTGGTTGAATCTAAGTTAAACAACTCAAACATAATCATAACACCTATAAACGGCCCTGAAGAATTAAGTAATATTATTAACAACACACCATACTTCATATTCTCGGATACTAATTTAAAGTCAGATTTCATTAAGAAAGCTGTTTTACACTACAAATACATCGAAACCAAGTATGGAATAGTTGAAGGAACTAATTTCAGGTTTGAAAAATCCAACACTACCCAAAATACATTGTTTAACCATCAAGAATTTGAAAATATTATCAAAAAGCAATTTGAAAATGAAGCAGAAGAGATACCAGTTTACTGCATAAGGGTATGA